From Panicum hallii strain FIL2 chromosome 2, PHallii_v3.1, whole genome shotgun sequence, a single genomic window includes:
- the LOC112880784 gene encoding uncharacterized protein LOC112880784 — translation MATTTSMASSLFTHHNSIIPPLIGLLSVLFAAVDVAGEPPSVVPSACKRAYAAGGGAFTEDFCLSALTGHSPGAADNGDLALVAVDLATANATATEATIDAQLNGGGGGALAADGLRVCLSLYGYVVHVYQPDCHAAVKDRMFRDGKLCLGRTARAPVACEREFEQRNVLSPVAAEDDALAKLAKLAIALSSIA, via the coding sequence ATGGCGACCACGACATCCATGGCCTCCTCTTTGTTCACCCACCATAATAGCATTATTCCTCCGCTCATCGGACTCCTGTCCGTCCTCTTCGCCGCGGTGGATGTTGCCGGGGAGCCCCCCAGTGTGGTGCCCTCGGCGTGCAAGCGCGCCTACGCCGCCGGCGGTGGCGCCTTCACCGAAGACTTCTGCCTGTCGGCCCTGACCGGCCACAGCCCCGGCGCCGCGGACAACGGCGACCTCGCCCTCGTCGCGGTGGACCTCGCCACGGCCAACGCCACCGCCACCGAGGCGACGATCGACGCCCAGCtcaacggtggcggcggcggcgcgctggcGGCGGACGGCCTGAGGGTGTGCCTGTCGCTATACGGCTACGTGGTGCACGTGTACCAGCCGGACTGCCACGCCGCCGTGAAGGACAGAATGTTCCGCgacgggaagctgtgcctcggcCGGACGGCGCGGGCGCCTGTGGCGTGCGAGCGGGAGTTCGAGCAGCGGAACGTCTTGTCGCCGGTGGCCGCGGAGGACGACGCCCTCGCCAAGCTCGCCAAGCTCGCCATCGCGCTGAGCTCGATCGCCTGA